GTGTTTTGCTTATTTGATAAATCAAATGTATCTTGGGCTTAGTCTATTTGTTATAGGCCATTTGGATCTGCCCATTTTCTTCAAGTATTCCTACTGTCATAGGTCTTTGATTTTTCCTTACCATATCTGCTAGTCCTCAAAATAATTGGCTACGATCATTGAAACCTGTGACATTCAAAGTTCTCAAAAGGGTTACAGAAAAAACACCGAAGGCACTAGTTATTAATAGAACTTCATCTCTAAAGCTTTAACTGGTCTCTTGTGAGATGGGCAGGACTACTTGTAAATTTCTAAGATATCACCTATTAAGCctacaatatatataaaattggtaAAATGAAAAGTGTCTATTCCATATTGCCTTTCCCTGGGGTTACTCAGATTTCCCCTAAGCCATGTGATCTGAGACATCCCTGGATCAGACAGCATTCTCAGTTTTGTTATTATGACATAAATGTCAAGCCAATGAAAAACGTTCCACTATATAGAAGAAAAGGGTCTAAGACAGGTAATGTTTTCCTAGGCCAGTTCTATTTATGATCCCTTTATTCCTGCCACTAAAAGTATTATCCCTCTGGCATCCCCAGCCCACAATTTTTAAGTTCCAAAGCAATGGTTTTTAAATCTGGCTGATCTAGGTATGTTTAAAAGACATCCTACAAAGAGTTGGAATATAAATTACTGGGCCCATTTCCTAAAGATTCCATTCAAAATGTCTGAAGTGAAATGTAGGAATCTCAAGAGCTCCTTAAGTCATTCTGAAGTATAGCCGGTTTAGAAAAATGTCATTCTAGGGAACTCCATTTTGTCACTCACTCATTTCTGGGTATCTACAGGTAGATGATAGATTAAGGGAAACAAGCACTTTTCATTTGAATACTTAAGAAATACTTCAGCCCACTGGATGCCCACAATTTCTAATCACATGCTGTTTAGTTATTCAGTTTCTGCACCaaaaagtaacaaagaaaaaaccccataaaacaaatattcagaTTCTCGTTGACATTACAAAGACTTGCAACAGGAAAGTAAGAGTTCTTTTTCTATCAGAGGCCTGTTATATATCAGATGTCTTCCATGTAAATTACTTGAATTTTCACAAAACAATTCTACTGCttgaactgaaaagaaaaatattgcctaGAAAAAATTCCTCATAATTGTGGAAAACATTCATGTATATCAATTTATAAAAGAGAGGTTCCTAAAGTATTCTGTGTAAAATTTTTTATCCCAAATTGAGTATTTAAATATACTTGAAGAACTGTATATATTAGATAAATCAGAGTCAACATTTCTACAAATAAGAGATTTTGTGAAACAAATATACCTAAAACATAGTCCCACAGAAAATAACAATTCTAAGTGACTTTAAAATACAAGAATTTATCTCCAGTGAGATATACCTAAAGGACAAAGGTAACTACAATATTCTTAAATGACTACCAGTCATCCAATTGTTGACAGTAGTATTGCATTGAGATTAAAGTGGAATAAAGCAAATAAGCAAATGTGTGTTGCTCATAATTAGTATTTTTGGTGTGAGTGAAAAGAGAGAATATCGCTGAAACTAAAAAAATGCCTTATCATTCTGAATGTAAATCTTTGAATTGGAGTTATCACTGTGAATTAATAATGTatctaatcttaaaaaaatagaGTTCTAGTACTATCCACTGAAAAGGCCTAGAAACAATGACAAATCCAGTAGTATAGACTGTGGACTCTAAATACCATTTCCTAATACAAGGAACCTGGCATCCTAGGAAAACAGATCTGGGACAGGAAATGTACAGGTTAAGATAGGGACTTTGTGGTAAATGAGAAATCAAAAAAGCCATCCAAAATTACTAGGGTTGTGTGAAAAAGACTCAGTTCTCTCTAAAGATGAGACAATTTATGCATAAATGGGAATAATAAGTTGCAAGAgatagaaaaatatcaaatatatatatatgtgtatatatatatgtgtgtgtgtatatatatatatgtgtatatatatatatatatatatacagttttttttttgagatggagttttgctctcatcgcccaggctagagggcgatggcgcaatcttggctcactgcaatctctgcctcctgggttcaagcaatcctcctgcctcagcctcctgagtagctgggactccaggcatgcgccaccatgcccagctaattttctgtattctcacgcctgcaatcccagcactttgggcggatcatgaggtcaggagttcaagaccagcctggccaacatggtgaaaccttgtatccactaaaaatacaaaaattagccccgcatggtggcgcatgtctgtaatcctagctattggggaggctgaggcaggagaattgcttgaacccgggagaatgAGGTTGCAGttaaccgagatcgtgccattgcactccagcctggttgaaaggagcaagactgtctcaaataataataataataataataataataataataataatagaactcTAAACACTGGATGGATATTTGGTTATTTTGaagaagtatatatattttttacatgtgatagtgaaaatttttaagtgaatatCTTTTAGACACATAtaccaaaatatttataaataaaatgtaatttccaGAACTCACTTAAAAATAATCTAGAAGTAGAGGGAAAAGGAAGGTGTCATGGAAGGAAGTGAATGGAAGTATAAAGGAAACCAGATTGACCCTGAGTTGATAACTACTGCAACTAGATGACAGATACTTGGGTGTTTGTTATATTATTCTACTCTTGTATAAGGTTGAAATCtgtcataataaaaagttaagatTTTATCTAAAGGTAGACCTTCATTGAAATGAATCAACTTCAACATCTCTCTTCAACCACTAATACAGGTAATCGCCACTTCAGAGCAACATAAACAGGAGACATAAAACGAGACAAAAGACTGAAAGTAACTGGAAAACAACACAGCACACATAATCACCCCCAAACACAACCACCATCACCAACCAGATGTGCCCACAGATACTGCAAATTTCCATTAAATGTTGGCATACAGATTCTTACTATTAGAAAACATTTGTGAATTATAGATAACAATCTTGAGGCATTTTGAAGAACCATAATGTATAGTTTCAAATTTTAATGTCTGAAAAGTGAGGTATTGTATTTTGATGTATGTCTACACCAGAAAATAACTgagattttaaattaaattttgtctCTTACAGGGAAAGGTAGGATAATATTGTTACAATAAATTGGTACTTTAGAAACCTAAGGAAATGATCCATATTTCAAGGGAGTTCAGCATATTTAGACTTTCACCAAGTTCCACCAAGTTGCCATTTTGTGACATGTATGAGTTCACCATGTTATAGTCATTCCCCCGCCAAAAcaagtattttctttaaatacatcGATCATAAAGTATTCTGGCTATTAATAACTATccatgggccaggcgcggtggctcacgcctataatcccagcactttgggaggctgaggcaggcggatcacaaggtcaggagattgagaccttcctggctaacacggtgaaaccccatctctactctctactaaaaaacagaaaaaattagccgggcgtggtggctggcgcctgtagtcccagctacttgggaggctgaggcaggagaatggcctgaacccaggaggctgagcttgcagtgagccgacattgagccactgcactctagcctgggtgacagaacgagactctttctcacaaaaacaaaaacaaaaataaaaaaactatccATTGAATGCTTAAGTGTCAGTTACTCTGCTAAATATCATTGCTTGATTTAATCCTTTTAAATCAAGGTTATACCCCAATGGTAGATATAATCCTCACATTACAAATTAAGAAACTAAGGCTGCAAGTAAATTGCCCCagatgaaataataaacatattgaTTCCTACTGGTTAACAATAGGTCAGTTTTTATCAAATGCTTGGCAATATGTGAAAGTTTATACACGTTATTTCAAACCTCTCAAAATTATGAGACAGTCATTTAACCAGGAGGGCATTCTCATCCTAAGTTTCAAGGAATTTGCTAAAAGGTCATGTGTAATAATGggaaagccaggatttgaacactgatctgactccaaagctcatgTCTTTAGCCAGTACATTTAACATCCTCCTAAACTAGCTTCCTGTACAGGTATTCCCTTATTTTTAATATGCACGAACAGAATTGGATACATACTCTGGCTGTGTTTTGTTGAGACTATTACTTCTGATCTTCATAGATTTTAATATTAACATTATGATTCTGCATTGGCACCTTATATTGGTTCATATTAAGGCTTAGACACTCTAGTATTCCATAACACCAGGATCTATTTCCAGAATGTTCTGCCAAATTTAGACCTTAAAGGTAAAATTCCAGCTTCAAATGATGGTGTACTCAAGATTCTCAATTGCATCAGCTGAATGCTGTTTTACATCATCTAAAGtttgataaaacattttttttgcatctttattATCGCTGATGAAATCACTGTTTACATTACAGaggaaattgttatgttaaatAGAACCTTGAAATACCAAAGATTTCCTTCAACATCACCATGAAGTATTAATGGAACAATCCTTGTGTCAAATGCCTtgtacaggctgggcatggtggctaatttctgtaatcccagcactgtgggaggctgaggcaggaggatcacctgaggtcaggagtttgagaacagcttggccaacatggtgaaaccccctctattaaaaataaaaattagctgggcgtgatggtgtacctgtaatctcagctgcttgggaagctaagacaggagaatcacttgaacacaggaggcagaggttgtagtgagctaagattgtgccaccacactacagcctgggcaagagagcaagactccgtctcaaaaagaaaaaaaaattgccttgtACAAACAAAGTCTATGCCTTTCCCTCTGTTCATGAACCATCATTCATTTACAGACTAGTAATTCTtcttatacatatattaataactTCATTTATTGTCTCccaatatttaattcatttttccaTGATTAAGTCTTAGTAAACTTCTGATGGTTTAAGAACACCATTTATAAACCATTTTAAGAACtctgcacatttttaaaattaattatctttATCAAAAGgttttttcttaaactttgttCTTTGATATTAATTTGGATTCAGTTGAGCAGTCcttaatattttgtattaaacCAAGTAACttcaaatacaagaaaatattttagaaatatgcaCTAGAAAAGGTGCACCATAATAGAAAACTAGATATAAAAGCATAGTCTAAACTCTTCAGGATTTAAAGACTCATTATCCTATGGTGCTACTAACTAGAATAGGGGGTAGGGAACTTGAACTTAGCATGCTAGAAAATCTTATGATGGGTTTTATAGCTGAAATTGTCTTCTATAAATCAGTTTGTACAGTGTTCATgccattttgtctttgtttttgcccattaaatatgaaaaacttAGATAACATTAATTTGCTTACGTTCTTAGGCTACAAAGGGTCAACACACAAGCTTTTGAAATAGTTAAAAACAGCACTATTTTATATGGTAGGTAGACAGAAAGTACAGGCAAACTGAAAAATCTAAttgatacactgattttttttttccagcaagcTTTATTAATCCATCATGGATCTACTCATGTTTGCAGCAGATACCATGATTTCATTACCagtgaagggagaaaaaaaaaagaaaaaagaaaatagccttcAATGCCTGTCACATCTAAGCAGATCTAAACTACTATGGGACTAAACAGCCTAGCTGGTCAGTTGTTATTTCACATCTAATTAAAAGCTTCAGCAAAAGtggaaatacattaaaattcaaaatctaaTACTGTTCTCCTAGTGCCTCAAGTAGTTTATTGGTAGTAATTATCCACATTTCTATAAACATTCTAAGTGACCATCACTAGTGCAGGAATATTTAACATATGAAGTCTCCACATGAAGCTACTTCATTCATTTTGTGTGACACAAGAATCAAGGTTCCAAACACTCAGTTATgccactaaaaaaaaacaaaaaacaaaaaacaaagccaaaacaaATCCTGCTAGCAAAATGCATTTCTTTCAGTGATTTTTCAGAACCAACAGCTGTTGCTTTAGACATAAAAAATAAGCTGATTTAGTAATATATGGTCACTGGAAGTAAGTCTCTATCTGTAGATAAGAATTAGATAAACGTCTTTCCTCCTTATAGAGCTTTTTATCCAATGTAAACAGCACCACTGAATTTTCATAAAACAGGTTTGTTACTTTCCCCTCATTTTCTATAATTGTAATTCTTATCTGCCATACTGTTACCATTTCTTCCTCTCTATAATCAGGACTGGACAGCCCATGTAACACTGTTCAATttgtaaacaaaaaaattaaagctcaGAACACATACAGGGtatcttttacattttcattctACAGCGCATCTTTTACATTTTCAGTCTACAGCGCATCAGGTATATTTATAAAGCTTTTGCTCTTCCCAACAcactacaaaaatatataaaaaccacATTTGTTTTCAGCCAGCAAAtattaataaagcaaatatctcaTAACTGGAATATTTTAGAGACCACATATTTTAATTACATCCTCTTGACTAAATCATTAATTTCCTTCTTCATAAATCCATATATGTATCCAGTGCATATTTATTAGTTTACATGCCCATATTTACTATGAATGAGTCAATTATTTTAGGTTCTTCAAGAGAAAGTGCTTCTGACAACAAACTATTTCTATAATAGCCCTAAATCCCCCAAAAAGTTGTTTTAAACCTGTGTAGAACGATGCATAGCTATTTCTAAAAAGTAAGACTACACACCAAAACATGCTTTGTCAGGAAAACTAATCCATGCACTTGAATACACcccaaatatcttatttttattaaaggcAGACCAACTTAAACATTGTCTAGAATTAAGCTATACCATTAAATTACTTGATTCCAGAAAGCGTCAAAAATCATTTGgccaaaacttaaaaaatactcCTTGTTCCTTACTTCAAAAAAGGACTGGTTGGACCAATGTGATCAGTATAACTGCATATATGTTAATCTACCTTAACATTTCCATCGATTAGCACTTGATCATTACAAAGCCTTGTATGCAGTTTTCTTGCAAAGGCTTCCCCCGCAAAAAGATATAAGCACAAAACACTAGGCAGACACTCTTGAAAGTTTTATTTCACTAACTTCAGGCCAAATTTCCACAACTGTGTTCTGGTCAATTTCCTATCCTTGCTTGGCTTCCCCAAATGCTAGTACCAAAAGATTTGTGGGGTAGGGAGAAGAGACCACTTTAAGAAGCACTGCATTTACTCATCTTCCACAAGGCAACAGAGTTGGGCATCTGATTGTTCAACAAAACAAAGCTTTAATAGCATCCAGGAGGGCAGACAGGCAAACCAGGTTGTAGACACTCTTCTATTTGTCAAAATCAGACCAGAGAAAACCTACTCCACACAGATATAATAGGTATTgatattcatcttttctttttctgttgccgcaacatttttcttcttttaatgatCATATCATGTAGTTTCTCAAGTCCTTCCTTTAGGCCATCTCCTATGATTGCACAGGTAGGCTGCAAATGCCAAGGAGTTGATGAGCTCAGTTCACCCATTGCTAACAATTTCTCAATTTCTGAAAGAGACAATGAGTTCCTCAAGTCTTGTTTGTTAGCAACTATAAGTACAGGGACTCCTTGATTTTCTGATATCCTAGTTATTTTGTGAAGTTCAGTTTTGGCTTCCTCCATCCTTTCGACATCAACAGAGTCCACAACAAATACAATGCCATCTGTGCATCTGGTATATGACTTCCACAGTGGCCTTAACTTCTCCTGACCACCTACATCCCAGAAGTGAAACGTGACTGTTTTAGAATTTCCCAAGGTTACCTTAATTTTCTCAGTGTTAAATCCTTTGGTAGGTACGGTATTTACAAATTCATTGAACTGCAGCCTGTATAAGACAGTTGTCTTTCCAGCACAGTCCAAACCCAGAATAACAATGTGGAAGGACTGAAATGAAGGCAGGCTGGACAGGATAGAAGTCTGGTCTGATAGCCCATTCCCCATTTCCAGGTGCAAATAAATGTCCCAAATTGAAGTGCTTTTCTCTTCTCGCTTTAGAACTTCTCTTGGTAGCTGATTCAGCTATAAGACTGCTGGGAGAGGGAAGAAATAATAAGTTATTCTCctgaaataatacattaaaacagGTTTTCTCTACTTTGCTAAAATAAACAACACGAAGAACTTACAACAACTTGCTTCGCTAAACCAGACGAGATATGAAACGTACATGAAAACACACACAATTCAAGACAAACGATGGAATAACAGTGATTGAAATTATCTGGTTTACTTAAATTGCAGTAATATGTACGTTTTTCTCCTGGGCCCCCAAACCTCAAAGACCTCATTCTGGAAAGAACCCAGTTAACAGTATGTGGTCTAAGTGGCCATAACCACAAAGTGCCTATTTGGCAGAAAACTCATAAGCAGATAGTCCTATCTTGGGAATCTAATTCCACATACTTAACAGCATACCCAAGATCACTATTACCTCCTAACCCTT
This Macaca mulatta isolate MMU2019108-1 chromosome 3, T2T-MMU8v2.0, whole genome shotgun sequence DNA region includes the following protein-coding sequences:
- the ARL4A gene encoding ADP-ribosylation factor-like protein 4A isoform X1, with the protein product MGNGLSDQTSILSSLPSFQSFHIVILGLDCAGKTTVLYRLQFNEFVNTVPTKGFNTEKIKVTLGNSKTVTFHFWDVGGQEKLRPLWKSYTRCTDGIVFVVDSVDVERMEEAKTELHKITRISENQGVPVLIVANKQDLRNSLSLSEIEKLLAMGELSSSTPWHLQPTCAIIGDGLKEGLEKLHDMIIKRRKMLRQQKKKR